The proteins below come from a single Synechococcus sp. WH 8101 genomic window:
- a CDS encoding inositol monophosphatase family protein → MVASPLTAQQLNGVHQLLDRVAERQRQDFGHIVSDVKPDGTLITACDRWSDATIVAGLASMAPGEGVLSEEGVKSVPESPAYWVVDPLDGTTNFAAGIPYWAISVARCVDGQPMEAFLEVPSLRQRIVAIRGKGAWRNGKRLTPQTRLAADSACVSLCSRAIRVLQHRPDHPFPGKIRLLGVASLNLLSVAMGQTVAALEATPKIWDLAAAWLVLTELECPLRWLAANPGDLRPGMDLAEADFPVLAAASSQQLDRLMPWGEALLGR, encoded by the coding sequence GTGGTGGCCTCTCCGCTCACTGCCCAGCAGCTGAATGGCGTCCATCAGCTCCTGGATCGGGTCGCTGAACGCCAACGACAGGATTTCGGCCACATCGTCTCGGATGTCAAGCCAGACGGCACCCTGATCACGGCCTGTGATCGCTGGAGCGACGCCACGATCGTGGCGGGATTGGCGTCTATGGCCCCAGGGGAAGGGGTGCTCAGTGAGGAGGGGGTGAAATCGGTTCCTGAGAGTCCGGCCTATTGGGTGGTGGATCCGCTGGATGGCACCACCAACTTCGCTGCCGGCATTCCCTATTGGGCCATTTCTGTCGCTCGTTGTGTGGACGGGCAGCCGATGGAGGCATTTTTGGAGGTGCCCTCCCTTCGTCAGCGCATCGTGGCGATTCGCGGCAAGGGTGCCTGGCGCAATGGCAAACGCCTCACGCCCCAGACCCGCTTGGCGGCTGACAGCGCTTGCGTGTCGCTCTGCAGTCGGGCGATCCGTGTGTTGCAGCACCGCCCCGACCATCCCTTTCCCGGGAAGATCCGTTTGCTGGGCGTTGCCAGCCTCAATTTGCTCAGTGTGGCGATGGGCCAAACCGTAGCCGCGCTCGAAGCCACGCCGAAGATCTGGGATTTGGCGGCGGCTTGGTTGGTGTTGACGGAGTTGGAGTGCCCCCTGCGCTGGTTGGCGGCGAATCCGGGCGATCTGCGGCCGGGGATGGACCTGGCGGAAGCGGATTTCCCTGTTCTGGCGGCCGCGTCCTCTCAACAGCTCGATCGCCTGATGCCTTGGGGTGAGGCGCTTTTGGGCCGCTGA
- a CDS encoding TolC family protein, with protein sequence MRRSAASCLLLSGVLAAGVPLQVRAQAESAEAPVGSEAAQAGALIDQSTLPTAIELKGTRPQADPSVLAPAATTLPDDLAPLQAPPNLALPDKPAQVRIRELRPLTLQQAERLMEVNNPSLKAVKSQVDQAKSQLRAAISSWYPTVNLSANGLPQYFAGERQDFGSNRFINPTTGLQEEDGQLTNSSQWTANFAAQVQWNLIDPARVPQIAAARDNFEKARDTYLITLRELRLQAATAYFELQRSDEEVRIGQQSVRASLVSLKDARARFQAGVATKLEVLEAETQLARDQQVLTNGLSRQSQARRSLAALLDLPQDVSPTAAMPAEVIGIWQPSLQESVVAAYAFREELDRIILDISISNSNANAALAAVQPILSIYNTFQTGRYSGETNAIPPVETDYYGWNLDNAVGLSATWNIFDGGRARAEYRRNKQRAQENEFNFAAERDRIRNEVEDSYYDLRKANQNIFTTSREVLSARESLRLARLRFQAGVTTQREVVDTQRDLTQAQVRYADSILLYNNSIAQLRRRTGLDQVEACQAAKLPAERPPEDDTYLVPIEPSPNRPACIASQVAAQG encoded by the coding sequence GTGCGCCGGTCTGCTGCCAGCTGTCTTCTCCTCTCAGGCGTTCTCGCTGCTGGCGTTCCCCTGCAGGTGCGCGCTCAGGCTGAATCGGCTGAAGCTCCAGTCGGCTCCGAAGCCGCCCAGGCCGGCGCTCTGATCGATCAGTCCACCCTGCCCACGGCGATTGAGCTCAAGGGCACCCGTCCGCAGGCTGATCCTTCCGTACTGGCGCCTGCGGCCACCACCCTTCCAGACGACCTGGCGCCCCTGCAGGCCCCCCCCAATCTCGCCCTGCCCGACAAGCCCGCCCAGGTGCGCATCCGTGAGCTCCGTCCGCTCACCTTGCAGCAAGCCGAGCGGCTGATGGAGGTCAACAACCCCAGCCTCAAGGCGGTCAAGAGCCAGGTGGACCAGGCGAAGTCCCAGTTGCGTGCCGCCATTTCCTCCTGGTACCCCACGGTCAACCTTTCAGCGAATGGCCTTCCCCAGTATTTCGCTGGTGAGCGTCAGGATTTCGGATCCAATCGCTTCATCAACCCCACCACAGGCCTTCAGGAAGAAGATGGTCAGCTCACCAACAGCAGCCAGTGGACGGCGAATTTTGCTGCTCAGGTGCAGTGGAACCTGATCGATCCGGCTCGGGTTCCCCAGATCGCTGCCGCTCGCGACAATTTTGAAAAGGCCCGTGACACTTATTTGATCACGCTGCGGGAACTGCGACTTCAGGCTGCGACGGCCTATTTCGAGCTGCAGCGTTCTGATGAGGAGGTGCGTATTGGTCAGCAGTCGGTGCGCGCCTCCTTGGTGAGCCTCAAAGATGCCCGCGCCCGCTTTCAGGCCGGGGTGGCCACCAAGCTGGAGGTGCTCGAGGCCGAGACCCAGCTCGCTCGCGACCAGCAGGTGCTCACCAATGGCTTAAGTCGCCAGAGCCAGGCCCGTCGCTCCCTCGCTGCCCTGCTCGATCTGCCCCAGGACGTCAGCCCCACCGCTGCCATGCCGGCTGAAGTGATCGGCATCTGGCAGCCCTCCCTTCAGGAGAGCGTGGTAGCCGCCTACGCCTTCCGCGAGGAACTCGATCGCATCATCCTCGACATCTCGATCAGCAACAGCAACGCCAACGCTGCCCTTGCAGCTGTGCAGCCGATTCTGTCGATCTACAACACATTCCAGACCGGCCGTTATTCCGGTGAAACCAACGCCATCCCACCGGTGGAAACCGATTACTATGGTTGGAATCTTGATAATGCTGTCGGGCTTTCTGCCACCTGGAATATTTTTGATGGGGGTCGTGCCCGGGCTGAGTACCGCCGCAACAAGCAGAGAGCGCAGGAGAACGAATTCAACTTCGCGGCAGAGCGCGACCGCATCCGTAATGAGGTCGAAGACAGCTATTACGACCTGCGCAAAGCCAACCAAAACATCTTCACGACGTCTCGCGAGGTGCTTTCAGCACGAGAGTCATTGCGACTGGCTCGACTGCGTTTTCAGGCTGGTGTGACCACCCAAAGGGAAGTGGTGGATACCCAGCGGGACCTCACCCAGGCCCAGGTGCGCTACGCCGATTCCATTCTTCTCTACAACAACAGCATCGCTCAGTTGCGTCGGCGCACTGGTCTGGATCAGGTCGAGGCCTGTCAGGCCGCGAAGTTGCCTGCCGAGAGGCCCCCTGAAGACGACACCTATCTGGTGCCGATTGAGCCATCACCGAATCGCCCCGCCTGCATCGCCTCCCAGGTCGCAGCACAGGGATAA
- a CDS encoding TIGR03279 family radical SAM protein, which yields MWNEPTAGVASSALRPDSASRQPAPAVVAAVEPGSIGEQLGFEPGDQLLSINGIRPRDLIDYRYLIVEEDLHLEVRDAAGEHHAVDLEKEADDGLGLQFTEALFDGLRQCNNHCPFCFIDQQPPGHRSSLYLKDDDYRLSFLYGSYLTLTNLTDADWQRIESQRLSPLFVSVHATDPQLRSRLLENPRAALLMDQLRWFAERDLQIHAQVVVCPGLNDGEALDRTLEDLAQFAAGDWPAVLSAAVVPVGLTRFRPAGDGLVPVDPAQARVVIAQVERWQNRFQERLGSRFAWLSDEWYLIAGLPLPPRDAYEDLPQQENGVGSIRAFLEALDQASLELPERAVRPLRSSWVVGRLVEQALAPVAARLNAVDGVSLRLYGLPSPYWGQDQVVTGLLTGEDLIRGLAGCDLGDQLLLPSVMLRQGEPVFLDDMTLEALEAALPVSIRIVHGAADIVAAALGDTAKSH from the coding sequence GTGTGGAATGAGCCCACCGCAGGGGTCGCCTCGTCGGCTCTGCGTCCCGACTCGGCATCGAGACAGCCCGCCCCGGCGGTCGTGGCCGCGGTGGAGCCCGGCTCGATCGGGGAGCAGTTGGGCTTTGAGCCCGGGGATCAGCTCCTCAGCATCAACGGCATTCGGCCTCGCGATCTGATCGATTACCGGTATCTGATCGTGGAGGAAGACCTGCACCTGGAAGTGCGCGATGCGGCGGGGGAGCACCACGCCGTCGATCTCGAGAAGGAGGCCGATGACGGCTTGGGCCTGCAGTTCACCGAAGCCTTGTTCGATGGCCTGCGCCAATGCAACAACCACTGCCCCTTCTGCTTCATCGATCAGCAGCCGCCAGGGCATCGCAGCAGCCTCTACCTCAAAGACGACGACTATCGCCTCAGCTTTCTCTACGGCTCTTACCTCACCCTCACCAATCTCACGGATGCCGACTGGCAGCGCATTGAGAGCCAGCGCCTCTCCCCGCTGTTTGTGTCGGTGCATGCCACCGATCCGCAGTTGCGCAGCCGACTGCTCGAGAACCCCCGCGCAGCCTTGCTCATGGACCAACTGCGTTGGTTCGCGGAGCGAGATCTGCAGATCCATGCCCAGGTGGTGGTCTGTCCGGGGCTGAACGATGGCGAAGCTCTGGATCGCACCTTGGAGGATCTGGCGCAGTTTGCCGCAGGCGACTGGCCCGCCGTGCTTTCGGCGGCCGTGGTGCCCGTGGGGCTCACCCGGTTTCGGCCGGCTGGTGATGGCCTGGTGCCGGTGGATCCAGCGCAGGCCCGCGTTGTGATCGCCCAGGTGGAGCGCTGGCAGAACCGTTTCCAGGAGCGTCTCGGCAGTCGTTTCGCCTGGCTGTCGGATGAGTGGTATCTGATTGCTGGACTGCCCTTGCCGCCGAGGGACGCCTATGAAGATCTCCCCCAGCAGGAAAACGGCGTCGGCAGCATTCGCGCCTTCCTGGAAGCGCTCGATCAGGCCAGCCTCGAACTGCCGGAGCGCGCTGTGCGGCCGCTGCGCAGCAGTTGGGTGGTGGGGCGACTGGTGGAACAGGCGCTGGCTCCGGTGGCGGCGCGCCTCAATGCGGTGGATGGGGTGTCGCTCCGCCTTTACGGCTTGCCCAGCCCCTACTGGGGGCAGGATCAGGTGGTAACAGGCCTGCTCACAGGGGAGGATCTGATCAGAGGTCTGGCTGGCTGCGATCTCGGCGATCAGCTGTTGCTGCCGTCGGTGATGTTGCGCCAGGGAGAGCCGGTGTTTCTGGATGACATGACGCTGGAGGCCCTCGAGGCGGCCTTGCCCGTTTCGATTCGAATCGTGCATGGAGCAGCTGACATCGTTGCCGCCGCTCTCGGAGACACCGCCAAAAGCCACTAA
- a CDS encoding undecaprenyl-diphosphate phosphatase → MTDVATAPGLLEACWRNLVLGVVQGLTEFLPISSTAHLKIVPVLAGWGDPGVSVTAVIQLGSIVAVIAYFRRDLQEVLQGISHAIGRGQWREPEARLGLAMAIGTVPILIAGLAIKLFWPGYETSPLRSVPAIAVVSIVMALLLALAEKIGPRLKQLTQVEGRDGLVVGLAQVLALIPGVSRSGSTLTASLLDGWQRQDAARFSFLLGIPAITIAGLVELKGAFSEPSGGGVLPLLVGIVAAAIVSWLAIDWLIKYLQRHSTWIFVIYRLLFGVLLLVWWSGSASN, encoded by the coding sequence ATGACCGACGTTGCCACCGCGCCTGGACTCCTGGAGGCCTGTTGGCGCAACCTTGTGCTCGGTGTGGTGCAGGGGTTGACGGAATTTTTGCCGATCAGCAGCACCGCCCATCTCAAGATCGTGCCGGTACTCGCCGGTTGGGGGGATCCCGGCGTGTCGGTGACCGCCGTGATCCAGTTGGGCAGCATCGTCGCGGTGATTGCCTATTTCCGTCGCGATCTGCAGGAGGTGCTGCAGGGCATTAGCCATGCGATCGGTCGGGGGCAGTGGCGGGAGCCGGAAGCCCGTCTTGGCCTCGCCATGGCCATCGGCACGGTGCCGATCCTGATCGCCGGTCTGGCGATCAAGTTGTTCTGGCCTGGCTATGAAACATCGCCGCTGCGCAGTGTTCCCGCCATTGCTGTGGTGTCGATCGTGATGGCGCTGCTGCTCGCTCTGGCCGAGAAGATCGGCCCTCGGTTGAAGCAGCTCACCCAGGTGGAGGGGCGGGATGGTCTTGTGGTGGGTCTGGCTCAGGTGCTGGCCCTCATTCCTGGTGTGTCCCGTTCCGGCAGCACGCTGACGGCTTCTCTCCTCGATGGCTGGCAGCGCCAGGACGCTGCCCGGTTCTCCTTTCTGCTCGGGATTCCTGCCATCACCATCGCCGGTCTGGTGGAGCTGAAGGGCGCCTTCTCTGAGCCCAGCGGCGGCGGGGTGTTGCCTCTGCTGGTCGGCATCGTTGCGGCGGCGATTGTGTCTTGGTTGGCGATCGACTGGTTGATCAAATACCTCCAGCGGCACAGCACCTGGATCTTTGTGATCTACCGGTTGCTCTTCGGAGTGCTGCTGCTGGTCTGGTGGTCCGGCTCCGCATCAAACTGA
- a CDS encoding DUF3120 domain-containing protein, translating into MSSGLIRTAAVSPDALNDQNLVLTLPRLKAPSQAGRWAAALVVLPVFLQAPWVRLHPFSAGAFTVVLLAVAISLGVQQEPSRSRAGGLLLGFSGSWLAGTVFWGWLRVHPAWHLPVEAMALPLALAGLNSRWRLGCAFYLSSLLGTALTDLAMALTGVMRLWPQVLNAPLDQAQPLLHEAAISLQQPGSIAILAAFAALILGLAQALRQRGVSDSSGDPSWTVAAAVLVTTLVIDGLFLLSATLQPSLSGLI; encoded by the coding sequence TTGTCGAGCGGCCTGATCAGAACGGCTGCTGTCAGCCCCGATGCGCTCAACGATCAGAACCTGGTTCTGACGCTTCCAAGGCTCAAAGCCCCCAGTCAGGCCGGGCGCTGGGCCGCCGCGCTTGTGGTGTTACCGGTCTTTCTGCAGGCTCCCTGGGTACGCCTGCACCCCTTCAGCGCCGGTGCCTTCACCGTGGTTCTGCTGGCGGTGGCGATCAGCCTGGGGGTTCAGCAAGAGCCCTCCCGCTCCCGTGCCGGCGGGCTCCTGCTCGGCTTCAGCGGTAGCTGGCTGGCGGGCACAGTGTTCTGGGGCTGGTTGCGCGTGCATCCGGCCTGGCATCTACCGGTGGAAGCGATGGCCCTGCCCCTGGCGCTCGCGGGGCTCAACAGTCGCTGGCGCCTCGGCTGCGCCTTCTATCTCTCCTCCCTGCTAGGCACGGCACTCACCGACCTGGCGATGGCCCTCACGGGAGTGATGCGGCTTTGGCCCCAGGTGCTGAACGCGCCGCTCGATCAGGCTCAGCCGCTGTTGCATGAAGCGGCAATCAGCCTGCAGCAGCCAGGCTCCATCGCCATTCTGGCGGCCTTCGCCGCACTGATCCTCGGCCTGGCCCAGGCGTTGCGCCAGCGCGGTGTCAGCGATAGCAGCGGCGATCCGAGCTGGACCGTGGCCGCCGCCGTGTTGGTCACCACGCTGGTGATCGACGGGTTGTTTCTCCTGTCGGCCACCCTTCAACCGAGCCTGAGCGGCCTGATCTGA
- the psbU gene encoding photosystem II complex extrinsic protein PsbU encodes MKRLVSWLTGVMLMAGLVLGLLSPAAVYADDLRNVADDKIAERGDKVDLNNSSVRRFQQFPGMYPTLAGKIVLGGPYDSVDDVLNLDLTERQKELFEKYRDNFVVTAPSIALNEGFDRINDGQYR; translated from the coding sequence ATGAAGCGGCTGGTCTCCTGGCTGACTGGTGTGATGCTGATGGCCGGCCTGGTGCTGGGCCTGCTCTCTCCCGCCGCTGTGTATGCGGATGACCTGCGCAACGTTGCCGACGACAAAATCGCCGAACGGGGTGACAAGGTTGATCTGAACAATTCCTCGGTGCGCCGTTTCCAGCAGTTCCCTGGGATGTACCCAACCCTGGCTGGCAAGATCGTGCTCGGTGGGCCTTACGACAGCGTCGATGACGTGCTCAATCTCGATCTCACCGAGCGCCAGAAGGAGCTGTTTGAGAAGTACCGCGACAATTTTGTGGTGACCGCACCGTCGATTGCCCTCAATGAAGGTTTTGACCGCATCAACGACGGTCAATACCGCTAA
- the nadB gene encoding L-aspartate oxidase: protein MTPQQPWNEPIPPGPWDVIVVGAGAAGLMTCLELPAGLRILLLNRNTGRRSSSRWAQGGIAAVTRPNDTAASHASDTVRAGAGLCDQDAVNLLVETAPDCVARLQQLGMAFDRNSNGSLATTLEAAHSHHRVLHVQDRTGRALVDVLRERVEQRDGLLHRRGVRVTRLWVDRGRCCGVQVLDGPTLRWIGARAVVLATGGGGHLYANTTNPTQACGEGVALAWRAGAAVEDLEFVQFHPTALRLSGAPCFLISEAVRGEGAVLVDARGGNPVAQLAGGNLAPRDQVSRALVRAMQEQGSDHMGLDLTPIPQERARQRFPTILERCQSFGLHPLKEPIPVAPAAHYWMGGVATDLQAATNLPGLFAVGEVACTGLHGANRLASNSLMECLVFARQLRQIALPERSPAVALSSQVTPSSDARALEHRSELSVDTMIASIEIWRQRCWQVAGVDRDARAMDQALRLARSELTRLEAQAPVQLVETQAVDAQHHLEERSRRELNLLLDLQHRLRASALLLEACLFRRESRGGHYRNDAPWPMPQWQCHSRQQWGQAISTRPINR from the coding sequence ATGACCCCGCAGCAGCCATGGAATGAGCCGATTCCCCCGGGCCCCTGGGATGTGATTGTCGTCGGTGCCGGCGCCGCCGGGCTGATGACCTGTCTGGAGCTGCCCGCGGGCCTGCGCATTTTGCTGCTCAACCGCAACACCGGGCGCCGTTCCTCCAGTCGCTGGGCCCAGGGGGGCATCGCCGCCGTGACACGCCCCAACGACACGGCCGCCAGCCATGCCAGCGACACCGTGCGCGCTGGTGCCGGCCTCTGTGATCAGGACGCGGTCAACCTGCTGGTAGAGACCGCACCCGATTGCGTCGCACGCCTGCAACAGCTGGGCATGGCCTTCGATCGCAACAGCAATGGCAGCCTCGCCACCACCCTGGAGGCGGCCCACAGCCACCATCGTGTGCTGCATGTGCAAGACCGCACCGGCAGGGCCCTGGTGGACGTGCTTCGAGAGCGCGTTGAACAGCGGGACGGGCTGCTGCACCGCCGCGGAGTGAGGGTGACACGCCTCTGGGTGGACCGGGGCCGCTGTTGCGGTGTGCAGGTGCTCGATGGCCCGACCCTGCGCTGGATCGGAGCCCGGGCCGTGGTGCTGGCCACCGGCGGCGGTGGCCACCTCTATGCCAACACCACCAATCCCACCCAGGCCTGTGGCGAGGGGGTGGCGCTGGCCTGGCGGGCCGGTGCGGCGGTGGAGGATCTGGAATTCGTGCAATTCCATCCCACGGCCCTGCGGCTGAGCGGCGCCCCCTGCTTTCTGATCTCCGAAGCCGTGCGGGGTGAGGGGGCCGTGCTGGTGGATGCCAGGGGCGGCAACCCGGTGGCCCAGCTCGCGGGTGGCAACCTTGCGCCACGCGATCAGGTGAGTCGCGCCCTGGTGCGGGCCATGCAGGAGCAGGGCAGCGACCACATGGGGCTGGATCTGACCCCGATTCCGCAGGAGCGGGCGCGCCAACGCTTCCCCACGATCCTGGAGCGCTGCCAGAGCTTCGGCCTCCACCCCCTGAAGGAGCCGATCCCGGTGGCGCCTGCCGCCCACTACTGGATGGGGGGCGTGGCCACGGATCTGCAGGCCGCCACCAACCTGCCGGGTCTGTTCGCCGTGGGAGAAGTGGCCTGCACCGGCCTCCACGGCGCCAATCGCCTGGCCAGCAACTCCCTGATGGAATGCCTCGTGTTCGCCCGGCAGCTGCGGCAGATCGCACTGCCGGAAAGGTCGCCGGCCGTGGCCCTCTCCAGCCAAGTCACCCCAAGCTCCGACGCAAGGGCGCTGGAGCACCGCAGCGAACTGAGCGTCGACACCATGATCGCCAGCATCGAGATCTGGCGACAACGCTGCTGGCAGGTGGCCGGCGTTGATCGGGATGCCCGCGCCATGGATCAGGCCCTAAGGCTGGCCCGTTCCGAGCTGACGCGCCTCGAGGCTCAAGCACCGGTGCAGTTGGTGGAGACCCAGGCGGTGGACGCGCAGCATCATCTGGAGGAACGCAGTCGGCGCGAATTGAATCTGCTGCTCGATCTGCAGCACCGACTCCGGGCCAGCGCCCTGCTGTTGGAAGCCTGCCTGTTCCGCCGGGAGAGTCGCGGCGGGCACTACCGCAACGATGCCCCCTGGCCGATGCCCCAATGGCAATGCCACTCCAGGCAGCAATGGGGCCAGGCGATCAGCACCCGCCCCATCAACCGCTGA
- a CDS encoding vitamin K epoxide reductase family protein has product MATTRLTSRRRQDSGSKWVRIAMAVLATVGVIDTGSITLKRWGLLGSLSCPGGAEGCDKVLNSAWGTIARGDGFSIPLSFVGLLAYLAVLVMAILPLLPGLAENKTDLSRRTWWGLFTVATGMAVFSLVLVGLMVFKIQAFCFFCVLSALISLTLLVLAVAGGGWEDPAPLLFRGVLLALAVLLGGLIWASVVDPDRPGAPVTGPGAPPAVTTASNASTLALAEHLTASGAVMYSAYWCPHCHEQKELFGKEATEQLKVVECAPDGQNSQTKLCQQKGIEGFPTWEINGKLDSGVKPLKSLARLSDYKGPSDF; this is encoded by the coding sequence ATGGCCACCACCCGCCTCACCAGTCGCCGCCGGCAGGACTCCGGATCGAAATGGGTGCGCATCGCCATGGCCGTTCTGGCCACGGTGGGGGTGATCGATACGGGTTCGATCACCTTGAAGCGGTGGGGGCTGCTCGGGTCCCTTAGCTGCCCTGGCGGCGCCGAGGGCTGCGACAAGGTGCTCAACAGCGCCTGGGGAACGATCGCCCGAGGAGATGGCTTCAGTATCCCCCTTTCCTTTGTGGGACTGCTGGCCTATCTGGCCGTGCTGGTGATGGCGATTCTTCCCCTGCTCCCGGGGCTGGCGGAGAACAAAACCGATCTGTCTCGCCGCACCTGGTGGGGCCTTTTCACGGTGGCGACGGGTATGGCCGTGTTCAGCCTCGTGCTCGTGGGGCTGATGGTCTTCAAGATCCAGGCCTTCTGTTTCTTCTGCGTGCTCTCGGCCCTGATCTCGCTGACCCTGCTCGTGCTGGCCGTGGCGGGAGGGGGCTGGGAGGATCCGGCGCCGCTGCTGTTCCGGGGCGTCTTGCTGGCGCTGGCCGTTCTGTTGGGCGGTCTGATCTGGGCTTCGGTGGTGGATCCCGACCGTCCGGGTGCCCCGGTCACCGGTCCGGGCGCACCGCCTGCGGTCACCACCGCTAGCAATGCCTCCACCCTCGCTCTTGCCGAGCACCTCACCGCCTCCGGTGCGGTGATGTATTCCGCCTATTGGTGCCCCCATTGCCACGAACAGAAGGAGCTCTTCGGTAAGGAAGCCACCGAACAACTCAAGGTTGTGGAATGTGCGCCGGATGGCCAGAACAGCCAAACCAAGCTCTGCCAGCAGAAGGGCATCGAGGGATTTCCCACCTGGGAGATCAACGGCAAGCTGGATTCGGGTGTGAAGCCTCTGAAATCCCTGGCCCGGCTCTCCGATTACAAGGGGCCTTCTGACTTCTGA
- a CDS encoding mechanosensitive ion channel family protein: MPWLLTLILALALLLVPGVPSPAQMPALDPAPVEAGSEQLRPWWDTISASRCGRFWCSDVVLSRLASAQHGEMVLAYQPSSGMGSTAAALQAERRAEAVQVTLAELRQAMVRRWREQPLAPLPASAGQGRLFWLFSTAKPLHPFTPPVAIGIRNKATVLYLPDAADALLPRQVLVTVTRPDALQSALTIAVLAERWRMQIRASLSEQLWGAEYDRRYPFARLQIALLILLVAAGVIVVLSLLRHLMRQLQRRLRHRENALREGTRQYAIAAAQPAQTEAAASPRWLSKRFHLPAAVVSRQALVTQGLNLLDQGLMIANFLRLVCGLAALVLVAFLFPVTRFGSEVVFYQAIALLITWLLLLVARFGALLVLNYNVQSWVRRMSAQEESNRRYALRGVTYSRVLRGALTLLMVVVGLVMSLLLLGVDQRVFTGAGVLAVGLGLLARNLLEDLLNGAMNLYHDRYAIGDVITIPPHSGFVESLNLFITQLRGWDGQVITLPNGQIRVVENLTKDWSRVNFEIEVQLDQDLRQVLQLARQVADGLAADPDWADCLIGTPDILGVDAINHQGSLIRIWIRTQPHAQWLVGREFRLRLKEAFDREGIAVGRPIQSLQLQKERPSQR; encoded by the coding sequence GTGCCCTGGCTGCTGACCCTGATCCTGGCGCTGGCCCTGCTGCTCGTCCCCGGGGTGCCATCACCGGCACAGATGCCGGCGCTGGATCCTGCCCCCGTTGAGGCTGGCAGCGAGCAACTGCGCCCCTGGTGGGACACCATCAGCGCCAGTCGCTGTGGCCGGTTCTGGTGCAGCGATGTGGTGCTGTCCCGATTGGCCTCGGCACAGCATGGCGAGATGGTGCTGGCGTATCAGCCCAGCTCGGGGATGGGCAGCACTGCTGCCGCGCTCCAGGCGGAACGTCGTGCCGAGGCTGTGCAGGTGACCCTGGCAGAACTGCGCCAGGCGATGGTGCGACGCTGGCGCGAGCAGCCCCTTGCTCCCCTGCCGGCGTCGGCGGGGCAGGGGCGGCTGTTCTGGTTGTTCAGCACAGCCAAGCCGCTGCATCCGTTCACGCCACCTGTGGCGATCGGCATCCGCAACAAAGCCACCGTGCTTTACCTGCCTGATGCCGCTGACGCCCTGCTGCCACGACAGGTGCTGGTGACCGTCACCCGGCCGGATGCGCTGCAGAGCGCTCTCACCATCGCCGTTTTGGCCGAACGCTGGCGGATGCAGATCCGCGCCTCGCTCAGCGAACAGCTCTGGGGTGCCGAGTACGACCGTCGCTATCCCTTCGCCCGCCTGCAGATCGCTCTGCTCATCCTGCTCGTGGCGGCGGGGGTGATTGTCGTGCTCTCGCTGCTGCGCCATTTGATGCGCCAGCTCCAGCGCCGCCTCAGGCACCGGGAGAACGCCCTCAGGGAAGGGACCCGCCAGTACGCCATCGCGGCGGCGCAACCAGCGCAAACGGAAGCTGCGGCCTCACCCCGTTGGCTGAGTAAGCGTTTTCATCTGCCTGCGGCGGTCGTCAGCCGTCAGGCCCTTGTCACCCAAGGGCTCAACCTGCTGGATCAGGGATTGATGATCGCCAATTTTCTGCGCCTCGTGTGCGGGCTGGCGGCCTTGGTGCTGGTGGCGTTCCTGTTTCCGGTCACCCGCTTCGGTTCGGAGGTCGTGTTTTATCAGGCCATCGCCCTGCTGATCACCTGGTTGTTGCTCTTGGTGGCTCGCTTCGGAGCGTTGTTGGTGCTCAATTACAACGTGCAGAGCTGGGTGCGACGGATGTCGGCCCAGGAGGAGAGCAACCGTCGCTACGCCCTTCGTGGAGTGACCTATTCCCGCGTTCTGCGCGGTGCCCTCACCCTGCTGATGGTGGTGGTGGGCTTGGTGATGAGCCTGCTCCTGCTCGGGGTGGATCAGCGGGTGTTCACCGGTGCTGGGGTGCTGGCGGTGGGCCTTGGCCTCCTGGCCCGCAACCTGCTGGAGGACCTTCTGAACGGAGCGATGAATCTGTATCACGATCGCTACGCGATCGGCGATGTCATCACCATCCCGCCCCACTCCGGCTTTGTGGAGAGCCTCAACCTGTTCATCACCCAGCTGCGTGGCTGGGACGGCCAGGTCATCACCTTGCCGAATGGTCAGATCCGCGTGGTGGAGAACCTCACCAAGGATTGGTCGCGGGTGAATTTCGAGATCGAGGTGCAGCTCGATCAGGATCTGCGCCAGGTGTTGCAGCTGGCGCGCCAGGTGGCTGATGGCCTGGCCGCCGACCCCGACTGGGCCGATTGTCTGATTGGGACCCCGGACATCCTTGGGGTGGATGCGATCAACCATCAGGGTTCCCTGATCCGCATCTGGATCCGCACCCAGCCCCATGCTCAGTGGTTGGTCGGCCGGGAGTTTCGGTTGCGTTTGAAGGAGGCGTTCGACCGCGAGGGCATTGCCGTGGGGCGTCCGATTCAGAGTTTGCAGCTGCAGAAAGAGCGGCCGTCGCAGCGATAA